The Planktothrix agardhii NIES-204 genomic interval GATCGCTATCCCTATATTCAATTAGACGGCCCAATTCCCCCCGATACAATGTGGGTTAAGCCCGGTCAAGCCTGGTTTAATTTAGGAAAAAATGCCCATGATGCCTACATCGCATTGTATCATGATCAAGGGTTAATTCCGGTTAAATTAATGGCATTTGATCGGGCAGTTAATACTACAATTGGTTTACCCTTTATTAGAACTTCTTCCGATCATGGCACAGCCTTTGATATTGCGGGAAAAGGCATAGCTGATGGGTCAAGTATGAAAGCAGCCATAGAATTAGGTATAGAATTAGTCAATAATCGTATTAACCCTTAATTCCGATGTCAACCTCAAATTCTAAACCGTCTATTCTCTGGTTTCAGTTAATCGGATTATCCTTAGTTCAAGGAGCAATTAGCTTAACTTGGTTACTGTATAGATTATATGTTCCTCAACTTTTAGCTTCCTTGGGATTTCCGGGTTTATTCCCAACTATTTTAGTAATTGAAAATGCGTTAGGAGTAATTATTGAACCCATAGCAGGAAATTTTTCTGACCGTCAACGAAAATGGCTAGGAACTCGTTTTCCTTTAATTAGTTTAGGGGTAATTTTATCTTCCGGTTTATTTATAGCAATTCCCGCCTTTTATATTTTTGGTCAATCTCTTAATTCCCTACATTGGATATTCCCAATTCTATTAATTTTATGGGGCGTTGCTATGGCGGTTTTTAGAAGTCCAGTTACGGCTTTATTAGGTCAATATGCTGTACAAACAAAACTCCCCCAAGCCATGAGTATTTTAGTTGTTACGGGGGGTATTATCGGTGCAATTCGTCCTATTTCTAGTCAGTTTATTCTCAGTTTAGGATCGGGAATTACCTTTACTATTGGGTCTTTAGTTTTATTGGGTTCTGTGGGTATTTTAAGATATTTTAATCCTGATTTGAGCGTTATTCCTCAGTCAGAAGAACCGACTCAAAAATTATATTTCAGAAACTTAGTTTTTGTGGCATTATTAGGGTTATTTGTAGCATTAGGATCTCGATTAATCTTAGGGGAAGTTTTTCCTCAAATCATCAAAAATTATGGTGGCAATACCCAATTAATTATGTTTTCTGGGTTAATTTTATTGGCATTTACTTCCATTCCTGCGGGATTGTTTGCTGTTAAAATTGGCAATAATAAAGCAACATTAATCGGATTAATAACAACAGCTATTTTATTATTATTCTCGTCTTTTGTTGTGAATAAAATTATAATTATTCTGGTTAGTTTATTAATGATTGCCAGCTATAGTTTAGTCGCCAATGGAATTGTCCCCATTGCCTTTTCTTTATTTCCATCCCAGAAGAGCGGTTTAGGAATAGGAGTATATTTTGGGGCGTTTTCTTTGGCGATGAGTGGATATGATTTCATCATCAAAAAATTGGGAACTGTTGACCTTATAATCAATTATCGCTTGGGGATGATGGCATTTTTAATTACAACTTTTTTGGTATTATTTTTGCCGAAATTAACAATTCCTAAAATAACTGAATAAAGACAATTCTGATCTATTCTAAAATAAACCTTAACCGATGTCTAAATTAACAATATCCTCAGAACAGATTAAAGCTATTTCTACCCACGCCGAACAAACCTATCCCCAGGAATGTTGCGGTTTATTAATGGGCGAAATTAACGAAAATTATGATAAAATAATTGTAGATATTATTCCTACAGAAAACGCTTGGAATTCTGAAACAGCCAAAACCTTTGAGGAAGTAGAAACTACTAATAAACCCGTTACCTCAGAACGTAGGTTTACCATTTCTCCTCAACAAATGATTCAAGCTCAAAAACAAGGACGAGATCGCAATTTAATCATAATAGGTATTTATCATTCCCATCCCGATTATCCCGCCATTCCCTCCGAATTTGATCGAGTTTGTGCTTGGTCAGACTATTCTTATATTATTATTTCTGTAGAAAACGGAAAAACCACGGATCTGCAAAACTGGAGTTTAGATCAACATGATCAATTTCAACCCGAAGCCTTAATCACAGATTAGCCAATCTTGCCGATCATCAGTTATAATCTATAGTTTTGATGACCCAAATCCCTAACTGGGACGGTTATATTTTTTGTCAAAATTGCTATGCTAAATCCGAATCTGGATGAAATCCAGTTAACGAAAGACGACTACGAACGGTACTCCCGCCACTTGATTTTACCAGAAGTCGGTCTGGAAGGTCAGAAACGCTTAAAAGCGGCGAGTGTGCTTTGCATCGGAACCGGGGGACTAGGTTCGCCCTTGCTGCTATATTTGGCGGCGGCGGGTATTGGACGCATCGGAATTGTTGATTTTGATGTGGTGGATACCTCCAACCTGCAACGCCAAATTATTCACGGGACTGCTTGGGTGGGGAAACCCAAAATTGAATCGGCGAAAAACCGGATTTTGGAGATTAACCCCGCTTGTCAAGTTGACCTCTACAATACCCGCATCAGTTCAGAAAATGCCCTCGACCTGCTGCGACCCTATGATGTGATTGTAGATGGAACCGACAATTTCCCGACCCGATATTTGGTGAATGACGCCTGTGTGTTACTGAACAAACCTAACGTCTACGGGTCAATTTTTCGGTTTGAGGGTCAAGCAACGGTTTTTAATTACCAAGATGGGCCCAACTACCGGGATTTATACCCCGAACCTCCTCCCCCCGGAATGGTTCCCTCCTGTGCAGAAGGCGGGGTTTTAGGGATTTTACCAGGAATGATTGGCGTGATTCAAGCCACAGAAACCGTTAAAATTATTCTGGAAAAAGGACAAACTTTAAGCGGACGTTTGTTATTATATAACGCTTTAGAAATGACGTTTCGTGAGTTAAAATTACGTCCAAATCCTGTTCGTCCAGTGATTGAAAAGTTAATTGATTATGAGCAGTTCTGCGGTATTCCGCAAGCACAAGAACAGGAGGCTAAACAGAAAATGAATATTCCTGAAATCACCGTTGAGGAACTTAAACAATTACTTGATAGTGGGGCGGATGATTTCCTATTAATTGATGTTCGTAATCCCCATGAATATGAAATCGCTAAAATTCCGGGTTCGGTGTTAATTCCTTTACCCGATATTGAGCAGGGAAAAGGCATTGAACAAGTCAAAGAACTGTTAAATGGTCATCGTTTAATTGCCCATTGTAAATCGGGAATGCGTTCGGGAAAAGCTTTAGGGATTCTCAAGGAAGCAGGAATTTCAGGAACTAACGTTAAAGGTGGAATTCTGGCTTGGAGTCGAGAAATTGATGCTTCAGTTCCCGAATATTAGGTTGAGATTGCATTGATTTGTGCTCAAAACCTGTAGGGGTTGGGTCTCCCAACCCTCTTTGCTTAAACACCAGATATTAAAGTTAGTAATTCTGCTTCTGATAATAGGGTAATTCCTAAATCTTGGGCTTTTTTAAGTTTAGATCCTGCTTCTTCTCCTACTACTAGATAATCTGTTTTTTTACTAACTGAATCCGTGACTTTTCCTCCGGCATTTTGAATTAATTTTTTTGTGTCTTCCCGTTTTAATGTTGGTAATGTTCCTGTAATTACAAAAGTTTTGCCTGCCAAGGTTTGAGGTTCATTACTTTGATTATAGTCTATTTTTTCTGAATTTGCAAGCTCTAATCCTGCGGTTTTTAATCTTTCTATTAATAGTTGATTGGCAGGAAGATTAAACCATTCATAGACAGAATAGGCAATTTCTGGCCCGATGCCATAAACACCTTCAATTTCGGCGGCGGATGCTGGGGTTAATTGTTCAACACTCTTGAATTTTTGGGTAATTAATTCGGCATTCACACTGCCAACATGACGAATTCCTAAACCATATAATACCCGCGCCCAAGGTTGGTTTTTAGAAGTTGCGATCGCCTGAATAATTTTAGTCGCTGACTTTTCCCCCATCCGGTCTAAAGTCATTAATTGTTCAACGGTTAAATCATATAAATCTGCTACGGAATTAACTAATTTTTTATTAACAAACTGTTGAACTAATTTATCCCCAATACCATTAATATCTAAGGCATCTCTGGAACACCAATGAATCAAAGATCCTTGTAAAATTGCCGGACAAGAATCATTAATACATCTGGTTACCGCCTCTCCTAATGACTGTACAACCGCCTGACCGCATTCTGGGCAATGGGTTGGCATTTCAAACTTTTTAGCGTCCTGGGGGCGCAATTCTAATAATACTTTTACGACTTCGGGAATAATTTCCCCGGCCTTGCGGACAATTACCGTATCACCGATATGCAGATCTAATTCAGCTAGGCGATCGCGGTTATGTAATGTCGCTCTTTGCACCGTTGTACCTGCCAGTAAAATCGGGTTAAGTTCTGCAACGGGGGTTAAAGCTCCAGTTCTCCCCACTTGTACAGTAACAGATTTAATTTGAGTTGGCATTTCTTCGGCCGGATATTTATAGGCGATCGCCCATCGCGGAAATTTCTGGGTAAATCCTAATTTTTCCTGTAGAGATAAGGGATTAATTTTAATTACCACTCCATCGGTCATATAGGGTAAATTGTGCCGTTTTTGATCCCAATATTCACAATATTTGATCACTTCATCTACATTAGAACAAAGTTGACGATTAGGATTAACTTTAAACCCCATTTTTTGCAATAATTCTAAATTATCCCATTGGGTTTGAGCAGAAACTATTTCTAAATTATTCTGTTCGTGAATATGTAAAGTATAGGCAAAAAAATCTAGTTTCCGTTGGGCGACAATTTTAGAGTCTAATTGTCTTAAAGTTCCAGCCGCAGCATTTCTAGGATTAGCAAATAATGATCCCCTTTCTTTTTGTCTTTCTTGATTAATTATTTCAAATACTTTTAATGATAAA includes:
- a CDS encoding major facilitator transporter, which gives rise to MSTSNSKPSILWFQLIGLSLVQGAISLTWLLYRLYVPQLLASLGFPGLFPTILVIENALGVIIEPIAGNFSDRQRKWLGTRFPLISLGVILSSGLFIAIPAFYIFGQSLNSLHWIFPILLILWGVAMAVFRSPVTALLGQYAVQTKLPQAMSILVVTGGIIGAIRPISSQFILSLGSGITFTIGSLVLLGSVGILRYFNPDLSVIPQSEEPTQKLYFRNLVFVALLGLFVALGSRLILGEVFPQIIKNYGGNTQLIMFSGLILLAFTSIPAGLFAVKIGNNKATLIGLITTAILLLFSSFVVNKIIIILVSLLMIASYSLVANGIVPIAFSLFPSQKSGLGIGVYFGAFSLAMSGYDFIIKKLGTVDLIINYRLGMMAFLITTFLVLFLPKLTIPKITE
- a CDS encoding UBA/THIF-type NAD/FAD-binding protein, which produces MLNPNLDEIQLTKDDYERYSRHLILPEVGLEGQKRLKAASVLCIGTGGLGSPLLLYLAAAGIGRIGIVDFDVVDTSNLQRQIIHGTAWVGKPKIESAKNRILEINPACQVDLYNTRISSENALDLLRPYDVIVDGTDNFPTRYLVNDACVLLNKPNVYGSIFRFEGQATVFNYQDGPNYRDLYPEPPPPGMVPSCAEGGVLGILPGMIGVIQATETVKIILEKGQTLSGRLLLYNALEMTFRELKLRPNPVRPVIEKLIDYEQFCGIPQAQEQEAKQKMNIPEITVEELKQLLDSGADDFLLIDVRNPHEYEIAKIPGSVLIPLPDIEQGKGIEQVKELLNGHRLIAHCKSGMRSGKALGILKEAGISGTNVKGGILAWSREIDASVPEY
- the ligA gene encoding NAD-dependent DNA ligase LigA, which produces MIEITPEIQQRIEELRRLLQKASYEYYVLDAPTMADSVYDQLYRELQDLEQQYPQLITTDSPTQRVGEKPATQFQSVKHNIPLYSLDNAFNFNDLKTWQERGLKTATNTSEFPTYICELKIDGSALALTYENGILVRCATRGDGITGEEITQNVKTIRSIPLKLELENPPNLVEVRGEAFLSLKVFEIINQERQKERGSLFANPRNAAAGTLRQLDSKIVAQRKLDFFAYTLHIHEQNNLEIVSAQTQWDNLELLQKMGFKVNPNRQLCSNVDEVIKYCEYWDQKRHNLPYMTDGVVIKINPLSLQEKLGFTQKFPRWAIAYKYPAEEMPTQIKSVTVQVGRTGALTPVAELNPILLAGTTVQRATLHNRDRLAELDLHIGDTVIVRKAGEIIPEVVKVLLELRPQDAKKFEMPTHCPECGQAVVQSLGEAVTRCINDSCPAILQGSLIHWCSRDALDINGIGDKLVQQFVNKKLVNSVADLYDLTVEQLMTLDRMGEKSATKIIQAIATSKNQPWARVLYGLGIRHVGSVNAELITQKFKSVEQLTPASAAEIEGVYGIGPEIAYSVYEWFNLPANQLLIERLKTAGLELANSEKIDYNQSNEPQTLAGKTFVITGTLPTLKREDTKKLIQNAGGKVTDSVSKKTDYLVVGEEAGSKLKKAQDLGITLLSEAELLTLISGV